In Massilistercora timonensis, the following are encoded in one genomic region:
- the galT gene encoding UDP-glucose--hexose-1-phosphate uridylyltransferase, which translates to MIEDADKVYVTNGLLELFQKQDYQEPNASVEPRDLHFILEDMLAFALSEGILEDDTVTMKDLFDTKIMGILTPAPSVVRKAFEEKYQVSPKTATDFYYHFSQATNYIRTDRIIKDEKWTTDTEFGQMDITINLSKPEKDPRDIAKADAAKKSGYPACLLCRENEGYAGHFSHPARQNHRIIPITLCGEQYYLQYSPYVYYNEHCIIFNEKHIPMAINRMTFDKLLDFVKQFPHYTAGSNADLPIVGGSILSHDHFQGGGYVFAMAKAPYELEFELEGYPDVHVGIVKWPMSVIRLQGRTTESIVEVADHILTKWRVYSDPEADIFSETNGMPHNTITPIARMRGNLYELDLVLRNNITTADCPLGLFHPHAEYHHIKKENIGLIEVMGLAVLPARLKKEMAELEQAILNHEDLRQNETMAAHADWAEEWLSKYEITDSNIHSIVQKEIGIVFTKVLEDAGVYKRTEEGKAAFKRFVKSL; encoded by the coding sequence CTGATAGAGGATGCGGATAAAGTGTATGTGACAAATGGTTTATTGGAACTGTTTCAAAAACAGGATTATCAGGAGCCGAACGCATCTGTAGAGCCGAGAGATTTACACTTTATTTTAGAGGATATGCTTGCATTTGCACTGTCAGAGGGAATCTTAGAGGATGATACAGTGACGATGAAGGATCTTTTCGATACAAAAATCATGGGGATTCTGACACCGGCTCCGTCTGTGGTAAGAAAAGCTTTTGAAGAAAAATATCAGGTATCTCCAAAGACTGCAACCGACTTTTATTATCATTTCAGCCAGGCAACAAACTATATCCGCACAGACCGGATTATAAAGGATGAAAAGTGGACAACGGATACAGAATTTGGTCAGATGGATATCACGATTAACCTGTCAAAACCGGAAAAAGATCCACGGGATATTGCAAAAGCTGATGCAGCAAAGAAATCTGGATATCCGGCGTGTCTGCTCTGCAGGGAAAACGAAGGGTATGCAGGTCATTTTTCACATCCGGCAAGACAGAACCATAGGATCATACCAATCACTCTATGTGGGGAGCAGTATTATTTACAGTATTCACCATATGTATATTACAATGAACATTGCATTATTTTTAATGAGAAGCATATTCCGATGGCGATTAACCGGATGACGTTTGATAAGCTGCTTGATTTTGTTAAACAGTTTCCTCATTATACGGCAGGTTCCAATGCGGATCTTCCGATTGTAGGAGGTTCTATTTTAAGTCATGATCATTTTCAGGGTGGCGGGTATGTGTTTGCCATGGCAAAAGCACCTTATGAACTGGAATTTGAATTAGAAGGATATCCAGATGTACACGTAGGAATTGTAAAGTGGCCGATGTCAGTGATCCGTCTGCAGGGGAGAACAACGGAGAGTATTGTAGAGGTTGCAGATCATATCCTTACAAAATGGCGTGTCTATTCAGATCCGGAAGCTGATATTTTCAGTGAGACAAATGGTATGCCACACAATACAATTACGCCGATTGCAAGAATGCGTGGAAATCTGTATGAACTGGATCTGGTTTTGCGTAATAATATCACAACCGCTGATTGTCCGCTCGGACTTTTTCATCCACATGCAGAGTACCATCATATTAAAAAAGAAAATATTGGATTGATCGAAGTTATGGGACTGGCTGTATTACCTGCCAGACTGAAAAAAGAAATGGCAGAATTGGAACAGGCAATTCTCAATCATGAGGACCTGAGACAGAATGAAACAATGGCTGCTCATGCTGACTGGGCAGAGGAATGGCTGTCAAAATACGAGATTACAGACAGCAACATTCATTCTATTGTACAGAAAGAAATTGGAATTGTATTTACGAAAGTTCTTGAGGATGCAGGAGTTTATAAGAGAACAGAGGAAGGGAAAGCTGCATTCAAAAGATTTGTTAAAAGTTTATAA
- a CDS encoding galactokinase family protein has translation MKIEEAIKLLNVNSFDNKLTELYVDSNRIPQEKERYLKAIDSYRAYFGEGEIEIFSAPGRSEIGGNHTDHQHGEVLAASINNDAIAVVKKLEEPFVKVMSDGYSNLITIRLDDLEKKIEEEGSTNALIRGVLAKMKMNGHLIGGFQAYVTSEVLIGAGLSSSAAFETLIGTILSYMYNDDEVTPIEIAKIGQYAENIYFGKPCGLMDQIACSVGSLVHIDFADPENPIVEQVDFDMNAYGYSLCITDTKGSHADLTPDYAAIPQEMKQAAKCFGKEFLGEVPKEEILNHITLIRELAGDRAALRALHFVCENERVKKEVDALRKDNFPKFLANVKESGDSSFKYLQNVYTCHDVQHQNVSIALALSDVIFGEKGVCRVHGGGFAGTIQAFVPNYLVPDYQKEMDTIFGKGSCEVLKIRKYGGIKVL, from the coding sequence TTGAAAATAGAAGAAGCAATCAAATTATTGAATGTAAATTCTTTTGATAACAAATTAACAGAATTGTACGTTGATTCGAATCGAATCCCACAGGAAAAAGAACGGTATTTGAAAGCAATCGACAGCTACAGGGCATATTTTGGTGAAGGCGAGATAGAAATATTCAGTGCACCGGGCAGAAGTGAGATAGGCGGAAACCATACGGATCACCAGCATGGGGAAGTGCTGGCGGCGTCCATTAACAATGATGCAATCGCAGTTGTAAAAAAACTGGAAGAACCATTCGTGAAAGTGATGTCGGATGGTTACAGTAACCTGATTACGATTCGGCTAGATGACCTAGAGAAAAAGATTGAAGAAGAAGGAAGCACGAATGCTCTGATTCGTGGTGTGCTTGCCAAGATGAAAATGAATGGTCATCTGATCGGAGGATTTCAGGCATATGTGACCAGTGAAGTGCTGATTGGTGCAGGTCTTTCCTCCTCAGCTGCTTTTGAAACACTGATCGGGACGATTCTATCCTATATGTACAATGATGATGAAGTTACTCCGATTGAAATTGCTAAGATTGGTCAGTATGCAGAAAATATATATTTCGGGAAACCATGCGGCTTAATGGACCAGATAGCGTGTTCAGTAGGAAGTCTGGTGCATATTGACTTTGCGGATCCGGAAAATCCGATTGTGGAACAGGTTGACTTTGATATGAACGCTTATGGGTATAGCTTATGTATTACAGACACAAAAGGGTCACATGCAGACCTGACGCCGGATTATGCGGCAATACCACAGGAAATGAAACAGGCTGCTAAGTGCTTTGGAAAAGAGTTCCTTGGCGAAGTGCCAAAAGAAGAGATTTTGAACCATATTACTTTGATACGTGAGCTGGCAGGAGATCGTGCAGCACTTCGGGCATTGCATTTTGTATGTGAAAATGAACGTGTCAAAAAGGAAGTAGATGCATTAAGAAAGGATAATTTTCCAAAATTCCTGGCGAATGTGAAAGAATCCGGAGATTCTTCTTTTAAATATCTTCAGAACGTCTATACTTGCCATGATGTACAACATCAGAACGTGTCTATTGCATTGGCACTGAGTGATGTGATATTCGGAGAAAAAGGTGTATGTAGAGTTCATGGAGGAGGATTTGCAGGAACCATACAGGCATTTGTTCCAAATTATTTAGTTCCGGATTACCAGAAGGAGATGGATACAATCTTTGGAAAAGGTTCCTGTGAAGTATTAAAGATCCGTAAGTATGGTGGCATAAAAGTATTATAA
- a CDS encoding AraC family transcriptional regulator yields MQLKYVDTKEEIIAVNKKSKHIEPHLHNALEIVCVTSGTLELGVGQELYHMEKGDIGFVFPDIIHHYQVLTPGVNKATYLIASPFTIGKFADIMQSMAPEYPVIKAEKVEPEVYRVINAILETEQSDITVAQAYLQIVLARCIGKLNLVEKSHVGSNDLIYQTVSYISANFKKKLSLEEMAKDLGVSKYVLSRLFSKTFHRNFNQYLNDARLNYACHRLENTSDSITNICLDSGFESQRTFNRVFKERYKISPSDYRSTCVKDILS; encoded by the coding sequence ATGCAGTTAAAATATGTTGACACAAAAGAGGAGATCATAGCAGTAAATAAAAAGTCAAAACATATTGAACCACATCTTCATAATGCACTGGAGATTGTTTGTGTAACAAGTGGAACATTAGAGCTTGGTGTCGGACAGGAACTTTACCATATGGAAAAAGGAGATATAGGCTTTGTATTTCCGGATATTATTCATCACTATCAGGTACTGACACCCGGTGTAAATAAAGCGACTTATCTGATCGCATCGCCATTTACGATTGGTAAATTTGCAGATATCATGCAGTCCATGGCTCCTGAATATCCAGTTATCAAAGCGGAAAAGGTTGAGCCGGAGGTATATAGGGTTATCAATGCGATTTTAGAGACAGAACAGTCAGATATTACAGTCGCACAGGCTTATCTTCAAATTGTGTTGGCACGCTGCATAGGAAAACTGAATCTGGTAGAGAAGAGCCATGTGGGGAGCAATGACCTTATTTACCAGACGGTTTCCTATATATCAGCAAATTTCAAAAAGAAGCTTTCATTGGAAGAGATGGCGAAAGACCTTGGAGTAAGCAAATATGTCTTATCCAGACTCTTTTCCAAAACATTTCATAGGAATTTCAACCAGTATCTTAACGATGCAAGGCTCAACTACGCATGTCATCGTTTGGAAAATACGAGTGATTCTATTACAAATATTTGCCTGGATAGTGGCTTTGAAAGTCAGAGAACATTTAACCGGGTATTTAAGGAAAGATATAAAATATCGCCTAGTGACTATCGGAGCACATGTGTAAAAGATATATTGTCATAA
- a CDS encoding type II toxin-antitoxin system RelB/DinJ family antitoxin translates to MEKSATLNLRINPTLKSEAETVLSRLGIPMSTAVDMFLNQVVLVGGIPFSVTLPKAPADIDASQMTDAALHAKLQKGYDDYRAGRTENAAEAFKKFRETHR, encoded by the coding sequence ATGGAGAAATCAGCAACACTTAATCTACGGATTAATCCCACATTAAAATCAGAGGCAGAGACAGTTCTTTCGCGTCTGGGCATACCAATGTCAACGGCTGTCGATATGTTCCTGAATCAAGTAGTTTTAGTTGGAGGGATTCCGTTTTCCGTTACGCTTCCAAAGGCACCGGCAGATATAGATGCCTCTCAGATGACAGATGCGGCTCTTCATGCGAAGCTTCAGAAAGGTTATGATGATTACAGAGCCGGAAGGACAGAGAACGCTGCAGAAGCATTCAAAAAGTTTAGGGAGACTCATAGGTGA
- a CDS encoding type II toxin-antitoxin system RelE/ParE family toxin: MGKRIVEITQTALDDMEGIYDYIADVLLAAENAMGQYNRIADAILTLESNPERCPVFEVEPERSWRMRRMVIDNYLVCYIVDPDKVTVTDVLYGASNVHARLKARHMADPDT; the protein is encoded by the coding sequence ATGGGGAAACGGATTGTAGAAATTACCCAGACAGCTCTTGACGATATGGAAGGGATCTATGATTATATAGCAGATGTTCTTTTGGCAGCGGAGAATGCTATGGGTCAATATAACCGTATTGCAGATGCAATTCTCACTTTGGAAAGTAATCCTGAGAGATGTCCGGTTTTCGAGGTAGAGCCGGAACGATCTTGGAGAATGCGCAGAATGGTAATTGATAATTATCTTGTCTGTTACATTGTAGATCCGGATAAAGTGACAGTCACAGATGTGTTATACGGAGCTTCAAATGTGCATGCAAGACTGAAGGCAAGGCATATGGCAGACCCAGACACTTAA
- the galE gene encoding UDP-glucose 4-epimerase GalE — MSSILVLGGAGYIGSHTVYELIEAGENVVVVDNLETGFRKAVHPDAKFYQGDIRDRAFIDSVFEKEDIDGVIHFAANSQVGESMVNPLKYYNNNLCGTEVLLESMVAHGINKIVFSSTAATYGEPERIPILETDRTVPTNCYGETKLSMEKMFKWTANAHDLRFVSLRYFNACGAHPNGKIGEAHNPETHLIPLILQVPNGKREYISIFGNDYETKDGTCVRDYIHVNDLAQAHILAMEYLRKGNDSNIFNLGNGVGFTVKEVVETARKVTGHPIPAKEEPRRAGDPSTLIASSEKAKDILGWKPKFDDLETIITTAWNWHKNHPNGYEA, encoded by the coding sequence ATGAGTAGCATTTTAGTATTAGGTGGAGCTGGTTACATTGGTTCTCATACTGTGTATGAGCTGATCGAGGCAGGGGAAAATGTAGTAGTAGTAGATAACCTGGAAACAGGATTTCGTAAGGCTGTGCACCCGGATGCAAAATTTTATCAGGGAGATATCCGGGACAGGGCATTTATTGATTCTGTATTTGAAAAAGAAGATATTGATGGAGTGATTCACTTTGCCGCCAATTCGCAGGTCGGTGAGAGTATGGTAAATCCGCTCAAATATTACAATAACAACCTGTGCGGAACAGAAGTATTGCTGGAAAGTATGGTTGCACATGGCATCAACAAGATTGTATTTTCATCAACAGCAGCCACATACGGAGAACCGGAACGGATTCCGATTCTTGAAACAGACCGCACGGTTCCAACAAACTGTTATGGAGAAACAAAACTTTCCATGGAAAAGATGTTTAAATGGACAGCGAATGCCCATGATTTACGTTTTGTATCCTTACGTTATTTTAATGCATGTGGAGCACATCCAAATGGAAAGATTGGGGAAGCTCACAATCCGGAAACACACCTAATTCCACTGATCTTACAGGTGCCGAATGGAAAAAGAGAGTATATTTCTATCTTTGGAAATGACTATGAGACAAAAGATGGCACATGCGTAAGGGATTACATCCATGTAAATGATCTTGCACAGGCTCATATCCTTGCCATGGAATATTTAAGGAAAGGGAATGACAGTAATATTTTCAACTTGGGAAATGGCGTTGGATTTACAGTTAAAGAAGTGGTAGAAACAGCCAGAAAAGTAACTGGACATCCAATTCCGGCAAAAGAAGAACCTAGGAGAGCGGGAGATCCGTCAACGCTGATTGCATCCAGTGAAAAAGCAAAAGATATTCTTGGATGGAAACCAAAATTTGATGATCTGGAGACGATTATTACAACAGCATGGAATTGGCATAAAAATCATCCAAATGGTTATGAAGCATAG
- a CDS encoding Abi family protein, with amino-acid sequence MSNKIDKPKQTAPQLITKMKNKGITFKYITEEKAAEYLTDKNNYLRTAAYRKNYQKYNNGPNIGKYINLDFSYLQELSTIDMHFRFLVSKMCLDIEHDLKVRMLKDIETDSTTDGYDIVKAFLSNNSYIIAKLEATSASPFTSDLIHKYFTLQQAYNSQKGKKENKIISYDDCPAWVLLEMLTFGDFIKFYEFYYSTRPYSKISFPIINLVKSLRNGAAHNNCILADLAHGTSRPPVEISQAIAKIASINTSQRRKKLSCRPMLEFVALLYTYNLIVSDKVKYHRTLELKDLFFNRMLQKRGFFLKNELIKSNYEFSCKVIDFLF; translated from the coding sequence ATGTCAAATAAAATAGATAAACCAAAACAAACTGCTCCGCAGCTAATTACAAAGATGAAAAACAAGGGCATTACTTTTAAATACATCACCGAAGAAAAGGCTGCTGAGTATCTTACTGACAAAAACAATTACTTACGCACCGCTGCGTATCGAAAAAATTATCAAAAATATAATAACGGTCCAAATATTGGGAAATACATAAATCTTGACTTTTCTTATTTGCAAGAGTTATCAACCATCGATATGCATTTTCGTTTTCTAGTGTCAAAGATGTGCTTAGATATTGAACACGATCTTAAAGTGCGAATGTTAAAAGATATAGAAACAGATTCTACAACCGATGGCTATGATATTGTAAAAGCATTTCTAAGTAATAACAGCTATATCATTGCTAAATTGGAAGCTACTAGCGCTTCTCCCTTTACAAGTGATTTGATTCATAAATACTTTACACTCCAACAAGCATATAACTCTCAAAAAGGGAAAAAAGAAAACAAAATCATTTCATATGATGACTGCCCCGCTTGGGTCCTCTTGGAAATGCTCACCTTTGGAGATTTCATAAAATTCTACGAATTTTATTACTCTACAAGACCATATAGCAAAATATCTTTTCCTATTATAAATCTTGTCAAGAGTTTAAGAAACGGCGCCGCACATAACAATTGTATATTAGCAGATTTGGCACATGGAACTTCTCGTCCACCTGTAGAAATTAGCCAAGCCATCGCAAAAATAGCTTCTATTAACACCTCACAACGACGCAAGAAGCTTTCTTGTCGTCCAATGCTTGAATTCGTGGCTTTGCTTTATACTTACAATTTAATAGTATCAGATAAGGTGAAATATCATAGAACATTGGAGTTAAAAGATTTATTCTTCAACCGAATGCTCCAAAAAAGAGGATTTTTCCTAAAAAACGAATTGATAAAAAGCAATTATGAATTTTCTTGCAAAGTTATAGACTTTCTCTTTTAA
- a CDS encoding glycoside-pentoside-hexuronide (GPH):cation symporter produces MEEKKYLKWYNKIGYGSGDIAGNVVYAFLTSFMMVYLTDLVGLAAGVVGTLIAVSKLFDGFTDIFFGSMIDKTHSKMGKAKPWMLYGYIGCAITLVCCFAVPVSWGTTAKYAWFFISYTLLNGVFYTANNIAYSALTSLITKNSKERVQMGSYRFIFAFSTSVLIQAITVGFVDKCGGDAAAWRTVAIIYAIIGLIVNTISALSVKELPEEELNEGEVKNEDEKYGMVQAFKLLIKNKYYMMICGTYILQQLYSAMIGAGIYYMTWVLKNKNLFGQFAWAVNIPLIIALIFTPTLVGKWKGMYKLNLRGYILAVIGRALVVVAGYMGSVPLMMAFTALAALGQGPWQGDMNAVIASCSEYTYLTQGKRIDGTMYSCTSLGVKIGGGIGTAVVGWMLEFSGYVGTNATQPQSALDMMQFMYLWLPLIFDVLIMFVLSRMNVEGANKKLKAEKGITADEVTDASDMD; encoded by the coding sequence ATGGAAGAAAAAAAGTATTTAAAATGGTATAACAAAATTGGATATGGTTCAGGTGATATCGCAGGTAATGTAGTCTATGCATTCCTGACATCTTTTATGATGGTCTATCTGACAGACTTAGTAGGACTTGCTGCTGGTGTTGTAGGTACCCTGATTGCCGTATCAAAATTATTTGATGGTTTTACAGATATATTCTTTGGATCAATGATCGACAAAACACACAGCAAAATGGGAAAAGCAAAGCCTTGGATGTTGTATGGCTATATTGGATGTGCCATTACATTAGTCTGCTGTTTTGCAGTACCAGTCAGCTGGGGAACAACCGCTAAATATGCATGGTTCTTTATTTCTTATACACTGTTAAATGGTGTGTTTTATACAGCTAATAATATTGCATATTCAGCACTTACATCACTCATCACAAAGAACAGCAAAGAACGTGTGCAGATGGGATCTTACCGTTTCATTTTTGCATTTTCAACAAGCGTTCTGATTCAGGCAATTACAGTTGGATTTGTAGATAAGTGTGGTGGAGATGCAGCTGCATGGAGAACTGTAGCAATTATTTATGCAATTATTGGTCTTATTGTAAATACAATTTCTGCTCTTTCTGTTAAAGAACTTCCAGAAGAGGAACTTAACGAAGGAGAAGTAAAAAATGAGGATGAGAAGTACGGAATGGTACAGGCATTTAAGCTTCTTATCAAAAACAAATATTACATGATGATCTGTGGAACTTACATTTTACAGCAGTTATACAGTGCCATGATTGGAGCCGGTATTTATTACATGACATGGGTGCTGAAAAACAAAAACTTGTTCGGACAGTTTGCATGGGCAGTTAATATTCCACTGATTATTGCTTTGATTTTCACACCAACTTTAGTTGGTAAGTGGAAAGGTATGTACAAACTGAACTTAAGAGGTTATATCTTAGCAGTTATCGGTAGAGCACTTGTTGTTGTTGCCGGATATATGGGTAGCGTTCCGCTGATGATGGCATTTACGGCTCTTGCAGCATTAGGACAGGGACCATGGCAGGGAGATATGAATGCGGTTATCGCATCCTGCTCTGAATACACTTATCTTACACAGGGAAAGAGAATTGACGGAACTATGTACTCTTGTACGTCTCTTGGTGTAAAGATCGGTGGAGGTATTGGAACAGCTGTTGTTGGATGGATGCTCGAGTTCAGCGGCTATGTAGGAACAAATGCAACTCAGCCACAATCAGCACTTGATATGATGCAGTTTATGTATCTGTGGCTTCCATTAATCTTTGATGTATTGATTATGTTTGTACTTTCAAGAATGAATGTAGAAGGTGCAAATAAGAAACTGAAAGCAGAAAAAGGGATTACTGCAGATGAAGTAACAGATGCATCAGACATGGATTAG
- a CDS encoding glycoside hydrolase family 2 TIM barrel-domain containing protein: protein MIVPRYYEDLSVLHENTMPARAYYVPASKRMDNLVEHREESDRMQLLNGTWKFQYYNSIYDIQESFFEKDYDTENFDEIQVPSVWQMAGYDTHQYTNIRYPFPFDPPYVPQDIPCGAYAHTFDYHKDENAPKAFLNFEGVDSCFYVWVNGSYVGYSQVSHMTSEFDITDLLQDGKNTIAVLVMKWCDGSYLEDQDKFRMSGIFRDVYILKRPEQAISDYHIKTKIEDMLAKIELDVKFYSPANVKISIEDKNGAVVAVGSITEEGTAVLEIASPELWNTENPYLYKLILETENEVIVDHIALRKIEIKDQVIYLNGQKIKFRGVNRHDSDPVTGFTISVEQITTDLTLMKQHNFNAIRSSHYPNAPFFYEMCDKYGFMVIDEADIEAHGPFMLYRKEDTDYNRFKRWNEKIADDPAWESAIVDRVKLMVERDKNRFCIVMWSMGNESAYGCNFEKALAWTKKFDPDRITQYESARYRNYDETYDYSNLDVYSRMYPALSEIQEYLDKDGSKPFLLVEYCHSMGNGPGDFEDYFQMIQDNDKMCGGFVWEWCDHAIDHGTAENGKTIYAYGGDHGEDIHDGNFCMDGLVYPDRTAHTGLLEYKNVYRPARVVSYDKESGELVLHNYMDFDDLNDYVKISYELTQDGLVIGKGKLSEVSVAPHSEGKTNLKVNVPESGKCYLKLIYHLKKEMPLLEEDHILGFDEIEVSQKDAKCQLAEKWMEKTATNSELQVNENDTQIHIKGREFSYTIDRRTALFTEMKFAGREYLNHPMELNIWRAPTDNDMYIKSEWKKAHYDKAYTRAYTIEVAQGKHGVKITSHASVVAETVQKILDVTITWKIAAAGKIDADIAVTKDGEFPDLPRFGVRMFLDKKLSDARYFGMGPQESYRDKHQAASHSLYRANVGDLHEDYIRPQENGSHYDCEYVELNNSRYGIVASAEKAFSFNASYYTQEELEKKTHNYELTESDSVVFCVDYALNGIGSNSCGPVVLDQYRFNDVLFRFQFTLVPYVKG from the coding sequence ATGATTGTACCACGTTATTATGAGGATTTAAGTGTACTGCATGAAAACACAATGCCAGCCAGAGCCTATTATGTTCCGGCATCCAAAAGAATGGACAACCTGGTGGAACACAGGGAAGAATCAGACCGTATGCAGTTATTAAACGGAACTTGGAAATTTCAGTATTATAACAGCATCTATGATATTCAGGAATCTTTTTTTGAGAAGGATTATGATACAGAAAACTTTGACGAGATTCAGGTTCCGAGTGTATGGCAGATGGCAGGATATGACACACACCAGTATACAAACATCCGGTATCCGTTCCCATTTGATCCACCGTATGTACCACAGGATATCCCGTGTGGAGCATATGCACATACTTTTGACTATCATAAAGATGAAAATGCACCAAAAGCATTTTTAAATTTTGAGGGAGTAGACAGTTGCTTTTATGTATGGGTCAATGGTTCTTATGTGGGATACAGCCAGGTTTCTCATATGACCAGTGAGTTTGATATTACCGACCTTCTTCAGGATGGAAAGAATACCATAGCAGTATTGGTAATGAAGTGGTGTGACGGTTCTTACTTGGAAGATCAGGACAAATTCCGTATGAGTGGAATTTTCCGGGATGTGTACATTTTGAAACGTCCGGAGCAGGCAATCAGCGATTATCATATAAAAACAAAGATTGAGGATATGCTTGCAAAGATAGAACTTGATGTGAAATTCTACTCTCCGGCAAATGTAAAAATTTCGATTGAAGATAAAAATGGAGCAGTTGTCGCAGTAGGAAGTATTACCGAAGAAGGAACAGCGGTGTTAGAGATTGCAAGTCCGGAGCTTTGGAATACAGAAAATCCATACCTGTACAAACTGATCCTTGAAACAGAAAATGAAGTAATTGTAGATCATATCGCACTCAGAAAGATAGAGATCAAAGATCAGGTTATTTACTTAAACGGACAGAAGATTAAATTCCGTGGTGTCAATCGACATGATTCCGATCCGGTTACTGGATTTACAATTAGTGTGGAACAGATTACAACAGATCTTACGCTAATGAAGCAGCACAATTTTAACGCTATCCGTTCCAGCCATTATCCGAATGCACCATTTTTCTATGAAATGTGTGACAAGTATGGATTTATGGTGATAGATGAAGCAGATATAGAAGCTCATGGACCATTTATGCTCTACAGAAAAGAAGACACGGATTACAATCGATTCAAGCGGTGGAATGAAAAGATTGCCGATGATCCGGCATGGGAATCAGCTATCGTTGACCGTGTGAAACTCATGGTAGAACGTGATAAAAACCGTTTTTGTATTGTTATGTGGTCAATGGGAAATGAAAGCGCTTATGGTTGCAACTTTGAAAAAGCACTTGCTTGGACAAAGAAATTTGATCCGGACCGTATCACACAGTATGAGAGTGCAAGATACCGTAATTATGATGAAACATATGATTACAGCAACTTGGATGTGTACAGCCGTATGTACCCGGCACTTTCCGAGATTCAGGAATATCTGGACAAGGACGGAAGCAAACCATTCCTTCTGGTAGAATATTGCCACAGCATGGGAAATGGCCCTGGAGATTTTGAAGATTACTTCCAGATGATACAGGATAATGATAAAATGTGCGGCGGCTTTGTCTGGGAATGGTGTGACCATGCGATTGATCATGGCACTGCTGAGAATGGAAAGACAATCTATGCCTACGGAGGAGATCATGGCGAAGATATCCATGATGGCAATTTCTGCATGGATGGATTAGTATATCCGGACAGAACTGCCCACACAGGACTTTTGGAATACAAGAATGTCTATCGTCCGGCAAGGGTGGTTTCTTATGATAAAGAAAGTGGAGAGCTGGTACTTCACAATTATATGGATTTTGATGACCTGAATGATTATGTAAAAATCAGTTATGAACTGACGCAAGATGGTCTTGTAATCGGAAAAGGTAAACTTTCAGAAGTGTCTGTGGCACCACACAGTGAAGGAAAGACAAATCTGAAAGTCAATGTTCCAGAAAGCGGAAAATGCTATTTAAAACTTATTTACCATCTGAAAAAAGAAATGCCACTGTTAGAGGAAGACCACATTCTGGGATTTGATGAAATCGAGGTAAGTCAGAAAGATGCAAAATGTCAGCTCGCAGAGAAATGGATGGAAAAAACAGCAACGAACTCTGAATTACAGGTGAATGAAAATGATACACAGATTCATATCAAAGGTCGTGAATTTTCCTACACCATAGACAGACGTACGGCTCTCTTTACAGAGATGAAATTCGCAGGACGGGAATATCTGAATCATCCGATGGAGTTGAATATTTGGAGAGCTCCAACAGATAACGATATGTACATCAAGTCTGAATGGAAGAAAGCTCACTATGATAAGGCTTACACAAGAGCCTATACGATAGAGGTTGCACAGGGAAAACATGGTGTGAAGATTACAAGCCATGCTTCCGTTGTGGCAGAGACGGTACAGAAGATTCTTGATGTGACGATTACATGGAAAATAGCTGCTGCAGGAAAGATTGATGCAGATATAGCAGTAACAAAAGATGGAGAGTTCCCGGATCTTCCGAGATTTGGAGTGAGAATGTTTTTGGATAAGAAACTTTCGGATGCCAGATACTTTGGAATGGGACCACAGGAGAGCTATCGTGATAAACATCAGGCAGCGAGTCACAGTCTGTACCGGGCAAATGTAGGGGATTTACATGAGGACTATATCCGTCCACAGGAAAACGGAAGCCATTATGATTGTGAATATGTAGAGCTTAACAACAGCCGATATGGAATTGTGGCATCCGCAGAAAAGGCGTTTTCATTCAATGCTTCTTATTATACACAGGAAGAACTTGAGAAGAAAACGCATAATTATGAATTGACAGAATCAGACAGCGTGGTATTTTGTGTTGACTATGCATTAAATGGAATAGGTTCTAACAGTTGTGGTCCGGTTGTATTGGATCAGTATCGATTTAATGATGTATTATTCCGGTTCCAGTTTACTCTGGTTCCGTATGTAAAGGGATAA